In Chaetodon trifascialis isolate fChaTrf1 chromosome 8, fChaTrf1.hap1, whole genome shotgun sequence, the DNA window CACCGGGAAGTCACATTTATGTTTAATGTTCTGTAAACCTGAATTCCTCACCTCATCCTCTgcctttctcttctgttttcacCCTCCATTTATTTTaccattttcttcattttcctcatCATCTATGGCGCCGGTTCCCTGTTTGAAGGCCGACAGCGCCATCAGTGAGCTGAAATGCTGCTCGTCATCAGCAGCCGTCACGTTCTTAATGTGTTCTTTAGGATGAATTGAAAACACGTCATTATTGAACAGGACAAACTGTAGAAAAAAGGATAATGTTACAATAATTATCTCACGTTAGAATTGAATCGTCAGTGGGTCATGGGGTCATGTCAGAGTGGCAGAATCTGgacatttcatacatttctgTTTTACTTTTAGCTATTTCAATTGTTTATCTGTAACTGAAGAATGTATTATTAACGATTAGTAACTATTAAGTAACAGTTAAAGATAAAATTTTAGCTAGCTATGTACATTACTTTTAACTCtattttaattctttttttacTTAATGTCAAGTGTTTATCCATTTTTTAGCTAACCGTTTCAAACTGTTGagacattgttttcatttcattgtatCCATTACTAAACTgaacttttttatttatacttaCTATCTATTTAAAGTCCCCCTCCACTCAAAaccatgcttttctttttgttcctgcagttgaatgtttgagcttcactgtgcagagtgaCGTATGTGCAGTTTGACGGCTGTTTTCACCTTCATCTGCTTTaagtggaaagtttctctgtgaaAATCCAGGTTTAGAGCAGCGCTCCTGGTTCAGTGTTCAGCTTACAGTGAAGGGTGACGTGGAAACCTGAACACTGAGATCTGACATGTCAGTGAAGTATGAGATGTTAAACGCTTGAAATGACACATATCTGCACAGTCAGAGATGAGGAGCATTGATTATTCTAAGAACATAAATGTGGAAAGAACACATCAGAAACACATTATTAGCCAAAGTGACAGTGCTATTTGATCTGTTTATCCAATACTTTAAGCGAATTATTTGAACTGTTCATAAATTACCTTTAACGGTAATCATGTACTCATACTTTTAGTtaaccatttcaacatttctgtttatttgttcataaatattcattttaatagaCTCTCAGTGTCTACTTAGAGCGTGATAACCCAGCTGTCTGCACTCAGCCGGTCATAGCTGGAATCCTATTATACATAAAGATCAATCTCACCCCATTTTGTCATactatttgtgtttattttcttctttcaattAAATCTCAGTATAAATGGTTATTTTGCATCATGAACTAGTAGGAATATTCATAAAGAGACCAAACTTCATTAACACTCCTTACTGCTCCATCTGATAGGAGATCCACAAGAGGCAAAGTCTGCCGCTAATTTTAACCATTCAGCAGCACAaggcttttctgtctcttcctatGACAGAAAACAGTCCTTCACACAGTAACAGAGCCTGCTGGTGCACGTCCAGGTGACAGGAGAGACTAccaaaaacagttttaatgtACGTATGAGCATGTGAGTGTTGTTCCAAACTAGTCACACAGtatgaaaacatgaagctcAGGATGCTCGAATGCTCAGATGAAGTCTCCACAGAACCTGCACTGCCCTCTCATCTGCAGACTAACATGCATCCCTGCTCTGTTTCATTATCGACAGGCCATATTGACCCATTTGTCTCCCAGCACTGATGAGAATGATTTGccttcctgtttgtcctccCAGAGCTGTGAGAAgaatccagatccagatccagaccCATTAAGACCTCCTCAGTGATCCTGTCCAGTCCCGTTCCCCCTGTCAGAGGAGACTCCCACTGTCGATGTAGGATGCATCTGGATATACCGATGATTTCCTGTTTCCATTTGAGACCTCTTCTGCTGGTGAGTGACAGTagatgtgcacattttctgaattcattaacaTCCTGTGGGCTGGATCCGCCATTGGACGACTGGCTGGACTGACTTCCTATAGTCCAAGAGGAAAATAATGTACAGATAAGATTTTGGGGTGTTCTGCCCCTTTGATCATCTCACGACCCCACAGATTTAccttgtgaccctttggagggggcTCAACCCtgaggttgggaaccactgcatataaagtagttaaaaggagctccaacagaaaaacactatTAATGcattgatgcatcagtattaaccATCTATTCacatagtaataataatacatcagGCACAGTGACCATCATTCTTCTACATTTACTTTACGAAcataatacttctgtacttttacttaagatTTTAAATGTCTACTTTTAATTGACAACTTTCAAATTGTTGCATCGTTATGTTTACATACAtaaagggtctgaatacttcttccacctttGCCTAATTTCTCTGAACTTATGTGTAGTTTTCTCCGCACACAAGTtgttgcttgaaaaatgatggAATAAATCTGCAGTTTGTGCTAAAAATGCAATAATTATCCACATTCACTGACATCATTCCTGAATATACTCTTGAATTTCATTTCTGGAACTTGATAATTCAGGATGAGTTATTTATTATTGAAGACATTCAAGCCTAAAGCTGAATTTTCAGCTTTAAGATACACAAAATAATTCAGTACCACTACAGAACTGACAGGACATGTCAACCCTTTGACGACTGACTATACCTCCACATGGCTCCACCAATAATTCCCAGTATTTATGCTAATATTTATGACCAATTTatgttttgtccagtttatttttgtatttgttttgaccatttttttgtgttacgataggtgtttgtttttccttgttcAATTCTTAAAATACAAGATCCTCTATGCCAACATAGTAATGTATGTAACATAAACTATCCAAGTAGCCTTTAAGTGCAAGACTTTTACTTCTAATGGAGTATTTTAACAGCATTATATTTGCACTTTTACTTGAGtgaaaaatctgaatttcttTCACCACTGGAAATAAGACTATTATAAGAAGGCACTTCTTGGTCCCTGCTGATCTGGATTCTGCCTTATCCTGCCCCATGCTGAAAAGCTATATATATAATTAGTTCTGCCTATAGGACGAGCCTTTGTGAAGTCCATTCATCATAGCGCTGTGATATAATGGACCAAATGTTTTAAGATCCTGCCTTCGTGCGCTTGCAGAGTCCATGCTATATCTGTAAGAGGACAGATGGCCGTCGCTGTTGGTGCGATTCTCCACAGCTTCTCCAAGCTAATACACCCGGCATATGGACATGCATCACAGGGTGGGGACTGGCATCGGGCCCTCAGGAGAGCACGCTGACAGGATAGGGGATGCGATATGTGGTGCACTTTCCAAAATGCTGGTCTCCAGCCACCGGAAACACTCAAGACCCAAAGCCCTTACCAGGCACATTTCACTTACATAAATGTTCCCGCGTCTCAGGAAAATGAACCCGCAGGTGCTCCCTGGCAGGGTGTACCAACACCAGGGATTAGGTCACGCCTTCCTTGAAGTGGGGGGTGCTGGGGATGGTGACAGCCTGCCATGGGCCATTAGGACGAGGGCAGAGCAGCAGTTTATCCTCATTTAGGACAACCTTGGTTGAAAGGTATCAGGATAATTTCCTTGTGCGCTGTCTCTGCTCCCCTATCAGAGTGTACTTGAGCTCtccttctgctctcctctcactgCCCCCCCAGCACACCCCCACCCCTACATTACTGGACCCATCCCAGCCGAAGGGATTAGTGGCCTTCTGAAGGAGAATCGCAGGGAATCAAAACCTACTGCTCGAGTGAATTAATTTTACAGCTGCCATGTTGATGCTATCCACCTTCAACTCGCAATCAATCTGTGTAACAGTCACTGAAAAGCCGTCACTGTGTGTGAATTCCTTGCTTGTCGTTGAGGCATTTGCCCATTTCAGAGCAGGCTGGAACAACAGTCAATGGTGGAGAAAGGAATGGCAGCTGCAGACTCTGTACTGCCATCATGTGGCAGAAGCTGTGACATCTTTTGTGTCATCACTCCTAAACTCTGACCTCCTCTCTGATGTCACCAAGCTTCAATCTGACCCCAGTGACAGCATCAGgacacctggaaacacacactgaaacgaTCACAAAAGGGAAACAGTTTCCAATCCGAGGTTTTATTATTTGGAAAATTAAGTCTCAAAAATTCAAGATACATTTGAAGAACAAGTGCACACAGATTCAAAGTGATGTATAATATATGGCATAACAATGCTTAAGATctgtcaaaatgtttgtttacaccAGCGAGAActccaaaacagcagcaggaaatccGCATCAGCCACATCGACAGGTTCAAGTAAGACATGTAATTACAGTTTGTGTTAGTCCTTTAAGTTAAAAGCAattcaaaagagaaaacaatctTAAAGAGAGAATTAATGAGGAGTGTTCTACCAACAGGAAATCCAACAGTGAGCTCAGCATTAAAGCTACAACACAACGTTAGCCTAATGTGCATCATCAAACTTAACTTAAATAGATCCTGAACATATTAAACAACTTTTTACAAAGCATTTAACACTGATGAACGAAAAGAGCTGATGGCAACagagaacaacaaaacaattagAGAAAAGCATAATTCTTGcaaaatactttaaaaaaaaagaaaaaaagatttgcaACCAAGAGCACATTTTCACAATTAacaccataaaaacaaaaattgggTTCGCAATAAGCAGTTTTGGTCAAATTTACCCAATTATTTCAAATCAAACACTTCttaattttttacatttgtggTTTTTTCCAGTTACAGAGGAGGTAAAGATACGTACCTGAATCCACTTATCTACTACCAGAATCTACACTAAGCAACATCACTGTGGGACACAAAGGAACATAGCAAATACAGGAAGGGTGGATTATTGTGGCCTTCACAGACCTCGAACACGCAGGCAAACCTCCCAACTAGAGGGGCAACTACATGGCAAAGCCATCGAGAATGATTTCTAAAAGATTATGTACAACATCAAAGCTGCAGTCCATTGGCATCCTAACATCTCTGACTGTTTAAAGTTAATTGGCTCAGTTACAGTTCATAAATATTTGAACCCGATTGACTAGCAACTACGTTACCTAAAGTCTATCCTTTCTGACTAATCCTGTTCAATCCCGGCATCAGTGGCGCCCGTGCgactggaaagaaaaacatttacatacaaTTCAAAAACTACTTTACAACACATGTCCAGATACAGACcagcttcttttctcctctgcgGACTCTGAGAACAAACTCATCACACTGGACATGTGTGGGCACACAGTTCTACACATCACCGATAGCACTGACCAGAGGAATATACTTGATGTTAAGTGGCGGCACTACATTagagacaagaggaaaactTCAAGGTGCATACAAGTTATTTGCTGAACACGGCACAGTCATTTGGTTGGTGTGAGGAATGGAGTGAAAGaggctgtttgtctgtgcaggCGTAGGACACATGCAGAGATGTCTCATCGCTTGGACACTAGCAGGCCTCAACCAGGAAATCTGGTACTCAAATCAAGGCTGGGTCGCGATACCAACACTTGTTGGTATTACAAGTTATCCTTTCATGCATAAGTATCCAGGTCTTCCAGCTTGAGCTCTGGCAAACTTTCTGAACAGGTGACGGGTGGTTGTAGTTTCTCAGTCtcaggtggaggtgtgtgttttgtttgtcagtgtttgtcaggTGCTACGTGTGCTCGTCCgttctgtgctgtgctgtgctgctgtggttggTGGTGCGCTGTATTATATGCCTGAGTGTCTGCCTCTAGATGTGCATGATTCTATGTGTACCAGTGTGTCTGAAACTGCGTCTGCAGCGCTGCTCTGCGTAGGTGGGACAGACTATAGGAAAGCACTTGGGTTTGCACGTGGATCCTTCTGGTTCCTGTAGCGCACGGCGAGCCACACTCCCAGGATCTGttgaagacattaaaaaaaaagagatgaagcCTGCTCACACCTGAAAAGGCAAAATTCAGCTGCATGTCATGGCGAGATATGTGGCGCTGGAAGCTTTGTGACACAATGACGACCTGCACGACTCACTggtgagctaactgctaacacgCCACCCAGCACTCTGCTGTTTATTCCCCCGAGGCAATTTGCTCTCATTTTGTACATCATCTCATTCAGAGTCACCAAACTCTGTCGCCAACGGGACAATCAGTTCACAGTTTCAACCATCGACTCCCATCTCATAACTGTCATAAACATCCATCGTGTCTGTACTCTGGCAGAATGCATTGTGCCGCAGTTAATAAGCTACAATAGCTTCCTCCATTTTTGACTCTGTCTTCCTTCTGAGGTCCAAACTCTCACGACAGTTTGCTATTAGTTAACAGCACAAATTTGTGTGCcaaagttcaccaaagttgAACTTGACCAAAAAGTTTGCGTGGATTTACTTCATCCCTGAGAGCAAACCCACCGACTGGAGCAGCTCCATTAGAATTAACTGATCATTTAATCATCATTCCCATTTTAAATGCTGGTGTGTTCGGGCCTTTAGGAGGAACAATCAAACCTTGTGATTACTGGATGTTTTCCTCAACAATAACCTCACACAACTGCATGCATTCATTTGGCCAAACACAGCAATCAGTCCAGTTAATGTGGAACGTTAAACTCAACTCAGTGTCCGTCTCCTGTCCCTCAGAGACTTATTGACGGGATGGTTAATGAGCGGATGTTTAGCAGATGTTTGGGCCTGGACACTCACCTCCGTGAAGCTGAAGAAGAGTCCGACGCCCCCGAGGATCTTCAGAGCCTCTGTTGCGTGATTCAACATCATATCCCCGCAGGTGAAACAGGAACCGTTCTTTTTGCACGACTGGAGTGGAAggcacaaaaaaagaagacaaggCCTTTAGTCTTCAGCTGGATGAGTCAACGGTTTGTGAACTAATCCAGTATTAGCTACCAAAATCTATTCTGAGCACTACAGGAAGGCCTACTTTTCACTGATTCTGTTTAAGGGAAATGCTTATATCACATTTTCTCAGAGGGAGATATTGTGTAACTGGATGTACGCTATGAAGTATTTATCCACGACGCCAGTGAAGATTTTATTGACAGCTATTTACAGACCGTATATAATCAtaatgaaacagaaacaaaacagattcaGCTCAAGTCGGCACCTCTGCGGCTGATTTTCCACTAGGAAATTTTTCCTGATGGATGTAATGATGAAATCTGCCATATGTAAGACTTACGGCGTTGCAGTTCTGCAAGTCCTGGTCAAACTGTACCCGACTGGCGGTGACGTTCAGCAGCCCGCAGCAGTTCAGCTGAGTCTCCAAGTCTGTCTTGGTCTTGTTTTCCAACATTCCCCAAGCAGAGTTCAAAAGCGTCTCctggaaaaggaaaataagacaaataaaatgaagcaaatgtcACAAATGCATTTATTGACACAGACAAAGGATTTTGGTATTAAGAGACAAACTAAAAGTGCTCACCTGCTGTGTGCGGTTCATTGCcagacaggaacaggaaacTCCAAATTGGAAGAGGAAAACGATAAAAAGAATGACCATGTACTGGAAGCAAGAGGTCAAAGAAATAGCACTGCAAAAcatcacacaacaacaacaacaacacattttcaaacCGCTGCAGCCACTGTGTCACACTTCACTGCAACTGATGCGATTATCATCTGTGAATGACAAGGGCAAAGGATACGAAGAAAAGCATGACTTGGTGGTGGTGCATTGCTCCGATGAGACCCACGATGGCGATGAGCAGCAGGAAGACGCCCACCGCGATGACTCCTCCGATGATGTGGATGCTCGACACCAAGCCGAACCCCTTCCCCCATGCTGCTACtccaatcagcagcagcccGACCAGCTGAAGGGAGCGGAGGGAAGGAAGTTAACCAGAGTCAGCTGAGGCAGCGTGCGTCTGATGGACGTGAGCTGTCACATGGTCACAGCACCGACTTGTGATTACCACAAGCACCAGCTCTCCTATAAATGTTTGTTAGGTCTTTGGGAGCTCTGCGGTGATTCGAGTCAAAGTGTTtgtcaaataaataatgcaaacagacagaacCAGGCTGATGAAAAGCTAGAGTTTAACGCCACAAACCCTCCAAGGGTCATAAGACCGCTGGCCTCGAGACAACGCTCCCTGTTTTGATCATctgaaacaaattaaaaacactgagtttattgttgtatttcttCAGCTGATTACTTTTAACAGAATGTAAACACTAACTGCAAAATATGAATTACAAAAGAATCTGTTTAAATGTATCAGCAATCATTTCAGAGACAGATTAGCAGGTAACTCCATCTGTGTTGCCAACATTGGTCTCACCTGTAACATCAGCAGCTGGAAATAATTACCCCTTTAACTACGATGGGAACTGACAACACATGACAGaactcacacatgcactgtCACATCTGTGATGGGAGCTTaatcttttttgtctttatatGTCTTCTTGCACTGCTGCCACCGTCCTGACTCTACAAAGCAACGACAGCGTCAGTCTGATGACAGTTTCAGTGACTCAGCTGTCAAAATGATGGGTGTTCATGTTCCAAAGGTTTCTGATTGGGTGGAACTGGTTCAGCCTTACTGTCCCAGTGTGTCAACAGCAGGCAAACTATGCAGTTACAGGTTTACTCCCATGTATTTCACAATGTGTACACCTTACAAAGAACTAAGGCAGCAGGCAAGAGTGAGTAAGACAAACAGGAGGCTCAAGATTCAATacttgattttaaaaaattgtTGACATCTTAGCCGTGTCTAACCCAAAATGTGGGTACATAATGGCCTCTAAAATTATGAGGAACGCTTCAAATATGACACACAGAGGCGTTCGCTATTCAGCTCACTACTTAACTGCAATGCAGCAATGCAGTATGACAACAACTATATTCATGGTATTTCCAGATACTGTGTGAGCCAAAAATCCTTGACGAAGTATTATATCACAATATTACGGCTGCAACTAACATTTATTTCCATGACGGATAAAATGCTCACTGTCATTTCCCACAACCCCAGATGACATCTTCAATTTGATATGTATTGTCTGTCAAACTCAGATTTGAGAAGCTGGGATTATCAGGCTGGCTTAAAAAGTGACTTaagcaataaataaattataaagCAGTTGATGATTTAGTTTCAATCGGCTATCAACTTCGGTCCAGCTCTACACAGTATAAACAGCCAGGACAGATACAAAGACATG includes these proteins:
- the tspan31 gene encoding tetraspanin-31, producing MVCGGFTCSKNALCSLNVVYMLVGLLLIGVAAWGKGFGLVSSIHIIGGVIAVGVFLLLIAIVGLIGAMHHHQVMLFFYMVILFIVFLFQFGVSCSCLAMNRTQQETLLNSAWGMLENKTKTDLETQLNCCGLLNVTASRVQFDQDLQNCNASCKKNGSCFTCGDMMLNHATEALKILGGVGLFFSFTEILGVWLAVRYRNQKDPRANPSAFL